The following proteins are encoded in a genomic region of Chitinivorax tropicus:
- a CDS encoding alkaline phytoceramidase, whose amino-acid sequence MHKRSHLLPLLAMLLIACGMLLYGPIPQPDHYHVFADQRTLGTIPHAMDVWSNAGFALIGILGMAIVWVERHTLGHQAAGYMVFFTAMIATAFGSGWYHIAPDNARLVWDRLPIAIACAGIVSAAWAELVNGRQGQMALPWLVLLAALSVVWWRATDWAGLGDLRPYLWLQGMPMVMIPLLLWRSPKRVPIAAGWWGALLCYLIAKGCEVADHTLFTHLHWISGHTLKHLFATAAATALLWRVRKLAKLATPVKTPRPV is encoded by the coding sequence GTGCATAAGCGTTCCCACCTGCTTCCATTACTGGCCATGTTGCTCATCGCTTGCGGCATGCTGCTGTACGGCCCGATCCCACAACCGGATCACTATCATGTATTCGCCGACCAACGCACGCTGGGCACCATCCCGCATGCCATGGATGTCTGGTCGAATGCCGGGTTCGCACTGATAGGCATACTTGGAATGGCGATTGTCTGGGTGGAGCGCCACACGTTAGGCCATCAGGCAGCTGGCTATATGGTCTTCTTCACCGCCATGATTGCGACAGCCTTCGGTTCGGGCTGGTACCACATTGCGCCAGACAATGCGCGGCTGGTCTGGGATCGGCTACCGATTGCCATTGCTTGCGCCGGGATCGTCTCTGCTGCCTGGGCCGAATTGGTCAATGGCCGACAAGGACAGATGGCCTTGCCTTGGCTGGTGCTGCTGGCAGCACTCAGCGTAGTCTGGTGGCGTGCCACAGACTGGGCAGGCCTGGGTGACTTGCGCCCTTATCTGTGGCTGCAAGGAATGCCAATGGTCATGATCCCACTGCTGCTGTGGCGTAGCCCCAAGCGGGTGCCCATCGCTGCTGGCTGGTGGGGCGCATTGTTGTGCTATCTGATTGCAAAAGGTTGTGAAGTGGCTGACCACACCCTCTTTACGCACCTGCATTGGATCAGCGGGCATACATTGAAACATCTGTTTGCCACCGCCGCCGCCACTGCCTTGCTATGGCGGGTTCGCAAGCT